A window of Hemibagrus wyckioides isolate EC202008001 linkage group LG03, SWU_Hwy_1.0, whole genome shotgun sequence contains these coding sequences:
- the LOC131350926 gene encoding C-type mannose receptor 2-like: MKSSRLISVASLLFLGWTAEALTREYFNSMRYMNWPQAQQYCAGQYRGLAVVTSVEEYSRLQDVYTGNGWIGMYRSERNASVWLWVDGKEHPYTHWENDQPNNIGGVQNCVYIMQDGWNDIDCQNVALFYCYRSIILVEEKKTWEQANNYCREHYSTMAFPEPGNPLQLAEQEAMQNQTVRVWTGIRFLNRNWYSVDRKLVENVFMPSCPGLSNRCGARNIRTNVWENRDCDEELPFLCYW, from the exons ATGAAGTCGTCCCGTCTGATTAGCGTCGCATCCTTGCTGTTCCTCGGCTGGACGGCCGAAGCTCTGACCCGAGAATACTTCAACAGTATGCGTTATATGAACTGGCCCCAAGCTCAGCAGTACTGTGCAGGACAGTACAGAGGCCTGGCTGTGGTCACAAGCGTCGAAGAGTACTCAAGGCTCCAGGACGTGTACACTGGAAATGGCTGGATCGGGATGTACAGGAGCGAAAGAAATGCCAGTGTCTGGCTGTGGGTTGATGGGAAAGAGCATCCTTACACCCACTGGGAAAATGATCAGCCGAACAACATAGGGGGTGTACAAAATTGTGTGTACATTATGCAAGACGGCTGGAATGATATTGACTGCCAGAACGTTGCACTGTTTTACTGCTACAGGTCTATAATCCTGGTGGAAGAGAAGAAGACATGGGAGCAGGCTAATAATTACTGCAGGGAGCACTACAGCACCATGGCCTTTCCCGAACCCGGCAATCCGCTCCAGCTGGCTGAACAGGAGGCCATGCAGAACCAAACGGTGCGAGTGTGGACCGGGATACGCTTCCTGAACAGAAACTGGTACTCAGTGGACAGAAAGTTGGTGGAGAATGTTTTCATGCCCTCATGCCCAGGTTTGTCCAACCGCTGTGGAGCTCGGAACATCAGGACAAACGTCTGGGAGAACCGAGACTGCGACGAGGAGCTTCCTTTCCTCTGCTACTG GTGA
- the kcnf1b gene encoding potassium voltage-gated channel subfamily F member 1: MWTLPKPGYRDGAEKQIAVNVGGVRLALRGDMLDRYPESRLAELARCTTRGFDAISSLCDDYEPAKGEFYFDRDPDSFKCIVEVYYFGEVHMKKGICPMCFMKEMEFWRIDSSCLDECCKSNVREKEEELAEIADKVKAILDDLDIDGGPLATRSERIRKFLWRLMEKPESSWVARAIAVASFLFVLASSLVMCLATLPELQVQDADGHVVEHPTLDAIETACVCWFTLEYGLRFASAPEKMRFVLSFLNMVDLAAIAPFYIVLALTHLGATAAMDLTDVQRAVQALRVMRVARILKLARHSSGLQTLTYALRRSFAELGLLLTYMGVGIFVFSALGYTMEHSHPETMFRSIPHSFWWAIITMTTVGYGDVYPKTALGRCNAALSFLCGVVAIALPVHPIINNFVVYYNKQKVLETAARHELELMELHGTLGQPADKRETLRVSRSDSHIEMLTGERRVVKKRSVS, encoded by the coding sequence ATGTGGACGTTACCGAAGCCCGGGTACCGCGACGGCGCGGAGAAGCAGATCGCCGTGAACGTAGGCGGTGTGAGGCTCGCGCTGCGCGGCGACATGCTGGACCGCTACCCGGAGAGTCGCCTCGCGGAGCTCGCGCGCTGCACGACGCGCGGTTTCGACGCCATCTCCTCGCTGTGTGACGACTACGAGCCGGCGAAGGGGGAGTTTTACTTCGACCGGGACCCGGACTCGTTCAAGTGCATcgtggaggtgtattatttcgGCGAGGTGCACATGAAGAAAGGGATTTGCCCGATGTGCTTCATGAAGGAAATGGAGTTCTGGAGGATCGACTCGAGCTGCTTGGATGAATGCTGCAAGAGCAACGTGCGCGAGAAGGAGGAAGAGCTGGCTGAAATAGCCGATAAGGTCAAGGCCATCCTGGACGATCTGGACATAGACGGAGGGCCTTTGGCGACTCGGTCTGAGCGCATCCGGAAGTTTCTCTGGAGGCTCATGGAGAAACCGGAGTCGTCCTGGGTGGCGCGGGCAATCGCGGTTGCCTCGTTCCTCTTCGTGTTGGCGTCGTCCCTGGTGATGTGCCTGGCAACGCTTCCAGAGCTGCAGGTGCAGGACGCAGATGGCCACGTGGTCGAACACCCGACTCTGGATGCCATTGAGACTGCGTGCGTCTGCTGGTTTACGTTGGAATACGGGCTACGTTTTGCCTCCGCTCCTGAAAAGATGCGTTTCGTCCTGTCCTTCCTCAACATGGTAGACCTGGCCGCGATTGCGCCTTTTTACATCGTACTGGCTCTGACGCACCTCGGTGCCACTGCCGCCATGGACCTCACGGACGTCCAGCGGGCCGTGCAGGCGTTACGCGTGATGCGTGTAGCTCGCATACTAAAGCTGGCACGTCACTCGTCTGGACTTCAGACTCTGACGTATGCGCTAAGGCGGAGCTTCGCCGAGCTCGGGCTCTTGCTAACCTACATGGGCGTCGGAATTTTTGTTTTCTCAGCACTCGGATACACCATGGAGCACAGCCACCCGGAGACAATGTTCCGCAGCATCCCACACTCCTTCTGGTGGGCCATCATCACCATGACGACGGTGGGCTACGGTGACGTGTACCCGAAGACGGCACTGGGGAGGTGCAATGCAGCACTCAGCTTCCTGTGCGGCGTAGTAGCTATCGCGCTGCCTGTGCACCCCATCATCAACAACTTTGTCGTCTACTACAACAAACAGAAGGTGCTGGAGACCGCAGCCAGACACGAGCTCGAGCTCATGGAGCTGCACGGGACGCTCGGACAGCCGGCCGACAAACGAGAGACGCTCAGGGTTTCGAGAAGCGACTCGCACATTGAGATGCTAACAGGGGAGCGCAGGGTGGTGAAGAAGAGAAGCGTATCTTAA